A window of Microcystis aeruginosa FD4 contains these coding sequences:
- a CDS encoding DUF29 domain-containing protein produces MKTLNQNPWQVEGGETLPLLYEIDQHLWLEETIKLLKENRIDELDVIHLIEELESLSKRDKNRVSSLLEQVIRHLLLLHYWTTEVEINGNHWRAEIISFRTQLRKYLTTNLQNYLAEELAIIYEDALAYVQEKTGFSGDFPPECPYSLEQLLDKNWFNCED; encoded by the coding sequence ATGAAAACTTTAAATCAGAATCCCTGGCAAGTAGAGGGAGGAGAAACCCTGCCCCTACTTTACGAAATTGATCAACATCTTTGGTTAGAGGAAACGATAAAACTCCTCAAGGAAAATCGCATAGATGAATTAGATGTAATCCATTTAATTGAGGAATTAGAAAGCTTGAGTAAAAGAGATAAAAACCGAGTCAGTAGCTTACTTGAACAAGTGATCAGGCATTTATTACTTTTACACTATTGGACAACAGAAGTAGAAATAAATGGGAATCATTGGCGAGCGGAAATTATCAGTTTTCGCACGCAATTAAGAAAATATTTAACGACAAATTTACAGAATTATTTAGCTGAGGAATTAGCGATAATCTATGAGGATGCTTTAGCCTATGTTCAAGAAAAAACTGGTTTTTCTGGCGATTTTCCTCCAGAATGTCCTTACAGTTTAGAGCAATTATTAGATAAAAATTGGTTCAACTGTGAAGATTAG
- a CDS encoding recombinase family protein, with the protein MKIIAYTYTNPLLDSPPDASIWAYSPEQVYQDFGDRSQRQQLLRDCQGTPPQLLILRRIAELGDNGTEVSKILQSLEALDIDIIALENPDYKLNFAKILQEISKNELSNRLKASHAHNRLQALPPPGKAPYGYRRGKERYILDRSTAPVVKDFFDRFLISASLRSTVRYLEKRYGKKISVATAHKWLTNPVYRGDLCYLGQDIIPDTHTPIISREEAAQIDRILRNNRKLPPRSASAPRSLAGLVVCSQCQSGMTITKVTARGKGTEYLYLRPLQCPRTKKCSAIAYEKILDSTIDRICQDLPPTIAQISLPDLEAIKRGMSEEIGQKNDILSQLPSLEAAGILDQETANLRAYKLKNEIAQIQGLLDQLPPDNLTIIARAVAFPQFWRDLSEIERRFYFREFIRRIEIERETANNWHLRLIFVF; encoded by the coding sequence ATGAAAATTATCGCCTACACCTATACCAACCCCCTGCTCGATAGTCCCCCCGATGCCTCGATTTGGGCCTATTCTCCCGAACAAGTGTATCAGGATTTTGGCGATCGCTCACAACGGCAGCAACTTCTCCGCGATTGTCAAGGGACTCCCCCCCAACTGCTGATCCTGCGTCGCATAGCAGAATTGGGAGACAATGGCACGGAAGTTAGCAAAATTTTACAATCCTTAGAAGCCCTCGACATAGATATAATTGCCTTAGAAAACCCAGATTATAAGCTGAATTTTGCCAAGATTCTGCAAGAAATATCAAAAAACGAACTAAGTAACCGTTTAAAAGCATCTCACGCTCACAATCGTCTGCAAGCTTTGCCTCCCCCCGGGAAAGCCCCCTACGGTTATCGTCGTGGCAAGGAGCGTTATATACTCGATCGCAGTACCGCACCAGTAGTCAAAGACTTTTTTGATCGCTTTTTGATTTCCGCTTCCCTGCGTTCCACGGTGCGCTACTTAGAAAAACGCTACGGCAAAAAGATATCAGTAGCTACTGCCCATAAATGGCTGACTAATCCCGTTTATCGCGGTGATTTGTGCTATCTCGGTCAAGATATTATCCCCGATACCCACACCCCGATTATCTCCCGGGAAGAAGCAGCCCAGATCGATCGCATCCTGAGAAATAATCGCAAATTACCCCCCCGCAGTGCCAGCGCTCCGCGTTCCTTAGCGGGTTTAGTCGTCTGTAGTCAATGTCAATCGGGGATGACGATTACCAAAGTGACAGCGCGAGGAAAAGGCACAGAATACCTCTATTTGCGACCTTTGCAATGTCCCCGGACAAAAAAATGTTCGGCGATTGCTTACGAAAAAATTCTCGATAGCACAATCGATCGCATTTGTCAAGACCTACCACCGACGATCGCTCAGATATCTTTACCAGATTTAGAGGCGATCAAACGGGGAATGAGCGAGGAAATAGGGCAAAAAAACGATATTTTGTCGCAATTGCCCTCCCTAGAAGCAGCGGGAATTTTAGATCAAGAAACGGCTAATCTCAGGGCCTATAAACTGAAAAACGAGATCGCGCAGATTCAAGGACTTTTAGACCAATTACCCCCCGATAACCTGACTATTATCGCTCGTGCCGTTGCTTTTCCGCAATTTTGGCGAGATTTATCGGAAATCGAGCGCCGTTTTTATTTTCGCGAGTTTATCCGTCGCATCGAAATCGAGAGGGAAACGGCTAATAATTGGCATTTACGTTTAATATTCGTTTTTTAA
- the corA gene encoding magnesium/cobalt transporter CorA, with translation MSNHKRLIRYKKGRKSSRTKPHLYDYHYNQPGTMPGLITIDENAVATEIFLINYNPQQATRVNNLLPKDCLKYLSNDSISWIDIVGLGNEDKLQELGEIFHLHPLTLEDIVSIPQRPKVEECENYILIIVPMAILIDHQGFLLEQISLIVGKNYVLTVQEEGQYDSLEGVRERIRLNKGSIRQQKSGYLAYAIWDAIIDGYFPVLESYGERIEELENEILASPTEQTLSKIYQLRQELLSLRRAIWPQRDTLNALLRDEYIVIDTTIKPYLRDCYDHVVQILDVIENYREFANGLMDFYLSSVSNKMNEIMKTLTVISTIFIPLTFIVGIYGMNFNPEKSPYNMPELEWYWGYVFVWVLMLTVAFSLIIFFWRRGWFKNLSTGKKR, from the coding sequence ATGAGCAATCACAAAAGATTAATCAGGTATAAAAAAGGGCGAAAATCCTCCCGGACAAAACCCCACCTTTACGATTATCACTATAACCAACCCGGGACGATGCCGGGGTTAATCACCATCGATGAAAATGCCGTAGCTACCGAGATATTTTTAATTAATTATAACCCCCAACAAGCCACTAGAGTTAATAATCTCTTACCGAAAGACTGTCTTAAATATTTATCCAATGATTCCATCTCTTGGATTGATATTGTCGGTTTGGGTAATGAAGATAAACTGCAAGAGTTGGGGGAAATTTTTCATTTACATCCCTTAACCCTTGAGGATATAGTCAGTATTCCCCAAAGACCAAAAGTGGAAGAATGCGAGAATTATATTTTAATAATAGTGCCAATGGCTATCCTGATCGATCATCAGGGTTTTTTGCTAGAACAAATCAGTTTAATAGTCGGGAAGAATTATGTTTTAACCGTGCAGGAAGAAGGACAATACGATTCTTTAGAGGGAGTTAGGGAAAGAATCCGTTTGAATAAAGGTTCCATCCGGCAGCAAAAATCTGGTTATTTAGCCTACGCAATTTGGGATGCCATTATTGACGGTTATTTTCCTGTTTTGGAGTCCTACGGAGAAAGAATCGAGGAGTTAGAAAACGAAATTTTAGCTAGTCCCACGGAACAGACTTTATCAAAAATTTACCAACTACGTCAGGAATTACTCTCCCTGCGACGAGCAATTTGGCCGCAAAGAGACACCCTCAATGCTCTTTTGCGGGATGAGTATATTGTCATCGATACAACGATTAAACCCTATCTAAGGGACTGTTATGACCACGTGGTACAAATCCTCGATGTTATCGAAAATTACCGGGAATTTGCCAATGGTTTAATGGATTTTTACCTGTCTTCCGTCAGTAATAAAATGAACGAGATTATGAAAACTTTAACGGTAATCTCGACGATTTTTATCCCTCTCACCTTCATTGTCGGTATTTATGGCATGAACTTTAATCCTGAGAAATCCCCCTATAATATGCCCGAATTAGAATGGTATTGGGGCTATGTGTTCGTCTGGGTGTTGATGCTAACCGTTGCTTTCAGTTTAATCATTTTCTTTTGGCGACGCGGCTGGTTTAAGAACCTATCGACAGGGAAGAAAAGATAA
- a CDS encoding ABC transporter permease, which produces MKKELIIEAGRSERQYWRDLWQYRELFYFLAWRDILVRYKQTFIGIAWALLRPFLTMLVFTFVFGKLARLPSDGAAPYPILVFAGVLPWQFFASSLAEASNSLIDNANLISKVYFPRLIVPTSAVIVSFVDFLLSGMILLGLMAWYNFLPSWRILTLPLFILMAFATSMGGGLWLSALNVQFRDFRYIVPFIIQFGLYISPVGFSSNIVPEKWRWLYSLNPMVGVIDGFRWAIIGGDASIYWPGFLLSLALVVLLLVSGIWYFRRLERNFADII; this is translated from the coding sequence ATGAAAAAAGAATTAATTATTGAAGCTGGGCGAAGTGAAAGACAATATTGGCGGGATTTATGGCAATACCGAGAATTATTTTATTTCTTGGCTTGGCGCGATATTTTAGTTCGTTATAAACAAACTTTTATCGGCATTGCTTGGGCATTACTGCGGCCATTTTTAACCATGTTAGTCTTTACTTTTGTCTTCGGTAAATTAGCCCGTTTGCCTAGTGATGGCGCTGCTCCCTATCCAATTTTGGTCTTTGCGGGGGTCTTACCCTGGCAATTTTTCGCCAGTTCTCTCGCTGAAGCTAGTAATAGTTTAATCGATAATGCTAATCTAATTTCTAAGGTATATTTTCCCCGGTTAATTGTTCCCACCAGTGCCGTTATTGTCAGTTTTGTTGATTTTCTGCTTTCAGGAATGATTCTGTTAGGGTTAATGGCTTGGTATAATTTTTTACCTAGTTGGCGCATTTTAACCCTACCTTTATTCATTCTCATGGCTTTTGCTACCTCTATGGGTGGGGGTTTATGGTTATCAGCATTAAATGTTCAATTTCGCGATTTTCGTTATATCGTTCCCTTTATCATTCAGTTTGGGCTATATATTTCTCCCGTAGGATTTAGTAGTAATATAGTTCCAGAAAAATGGCGTTGGTTGTACTCTCTCAATCCCATGGTGGGAGTCATTGATGGTTTTCGTTGGGCGATTATCGGAGGTGATGCCAGCATCTATTGGCCCGGATTCCTGCTATCCTTAGCCCTAGTCGTCCTCTTGCTAGTCAGTGGTATTTGGTATTTTCGACGACTAGAAAGAAACTTCGCCGATATCATCTAA
- a CDS encoding tetratricopeptide repeat protein: MPKKNNDTLKRVLIVSSGLVFLALMVVPTLGLWKNNNSNSPQGNQPEQQATIPPEKLAEMVKGYEKILEREPDNPTALQGLAQARLQLKDFIGAREPLEKLYQKYPDNLEVMLVLYGTRLQTQDVSGAKSILEKLVKNYPQEPKFKEELTRLNQAIAEASKQQPPEPKK; this comes from the coding sequence ATGCCAAAAAAAAATAACGATACGCTCAAACGAGTCTTAATTGTTTCCTCTGGCTTAGTATTTCTGGCTTTAATGGTGGTGCCAACTTTAGGTTTATGGAAGAATAATAATTCTAATTCCCCCCAAGGCAATCAACCTGAGCAACAGGCAACTATTCCCCCCGAAAAATTAGCAGAAATGGTCAAAGGTTACGAGAAAATTCTCGAACGTGAACCGGATAACCCCACTGCTTTGCAAGGACTGGCCCAGGCTCGCTTACAGTTAAAAGATTTTATCGGAGCCAGAGAACCTTTAGAAAAGTTATATCAAAAATATCCCGACAATCTGGAAGTTATGCTAGTTCTTTATGGAACAAGATTACAAACTCAAGACGTTTCTGGAGCTAAAAGTATCCTAGAAAAGTTAGTCAAAAACTATCCCCAAGAACCGAAGTTTAAAGAAGAATTAACTCGTTTAAATCAAGCGATTGCGGAGGCTTCTAAACAGCAACCACCAGAACCTAAAAAGTAA